The sequence below is a genomic window from Armatimonadota bacterium.
CAATTTCATGACATTTTTGTATAATATTATTTTGCTGATTGAACTTATATCGGGCTAACATCAAACAAATTACGTTGAGTGGGCGGTTAGTTCAGGGGGAGAACGCCTCGTTGACACCGAGGAGGTCAGTGGTTCAAGTCCACTATCGCCCACCATTTTTATTTTGTGGTAAACAAACTTACGACTGAACTATCTTGAATACAATATCATGTTCGCGCACGTGGTCTTGAACTTTCAGTCCGATATCCATTCCAGGTTTGGCTTCCTGAATGGTTTCATGTTCTAGCTGCATTGATTCGACCGGTTGTGTAAGGTCGGTCGTGTGCCCCTTTATGCGAATAATATCCCCAATTTTCAGCCCATCTGCTTCCACATGTACCCCTGCTACACCAAGCCGTGAAAAGTAATGTGTTACGCGGCCAATTCGTATTTCCATTATAATCCCCTCCAAATTTACTCTTAGCCATATTTTGCATTTTAATCATGCAAACTGTTGCTTTTATATTCCCAATGCGATAGGTTGTTAATCCTTTATTATAAGGCTTGCTATGTGTTTGAATTGTAGGTAGACTCATTATCGATTATGAAAGTCATCGTTGCTCCGGATTCTTTCAGAGGCAGTTTAAGCGCGCCAAAGGCGGCAGAGGCGATCGCCAAAGGGGTACATGCTGCATTCCTTCAGTCTGAGTGTATACTTATTCCTCTTGCTGATGGTGGAGAAGATACTGTAGAGGCGCTTGTTAAGACAACTGGTGGTAGAGTTGTGGCAACCCAAGCTACCAACCCACTAGGCAATCGCATTGAATCATTCTTCGGCATCCTAAGCGATGGCGAGACTGCGGTACAGATGGATTGATAAGAGCCATGCTAGATTTCGGATGTAAGCGTCTTATACTAGCCATCGGGGGAAGTGCGACAAACGACGGAGGAGTAGGAGCTGCCCGGGAACTTGGAGGGAGTTTTAGGGATGCAAGTGGGCGAGAACTCGGGTTTGTCGCCAGTACACCTCCAAAGCGCGGTTGAGATGAGCTCTACGATGAGAATGAGGATAAGAGTTCGCATTGCCTTGGAAACACTTCCGTAGCCGTACCAGGGGAACGTGTCTTCAATCCACTGGTGAGTTCTACCGCCGCCTATTACATTCCTTCACGGCGGTCAGTCAGGGAAATCGGGGGTGACAGAATCTCAGAACCACCATACAAGCTCTCTTTTTTGCTAAACTGGCAATATGAATTAGCGTAGCGGTTACGCCACGAACGCCTTGCATCGCGTAACCCCCTCCGCAGAGGGGGTGTGAACCTATGATTCAGTTTCGCAAGTTCGTCCACTGCATGCTCCTAGTAGGGAGTGCGTTTGCGGTGCTGGCAGCGGGTCCCTGTGGTGCGGCCACAGCGGAGGAGCTTCTCGCTGCAGGACGTGCGGCGGTAGCCCGTGGGGACCTGGCCTCGGCCAAGGATCTCTTTGGTCAATGTATCTCCCAGCACCCGCAGACCCAACAGGCAACCGAGGCTAGTTGGAAGCTCGGCTTCATCGCCATTAAAGAGGGTGACCTCACCCTCGCCGAACAGCGCTTTTCGTGGGTAGTGGACAATCATCCATCCAGCCCGAAAGCGCCCGACTCTTTGCTGCGCCTGGCCTACCTGGCAAAAAAGCCGGGCGGGCAGACGCCCTGGATTGGTTCCTCCAGGTTATGCTTCGCTACCCGGATACACCCGAGGCGGAGCTTGCCAGGTTCAGAGCAGCCCGACTTCAGACCGGCACTGGCGAACTGGACTTGGCGTGCGAGAACTTCAAGGCTGTCAAGGAGAACCCTAAGGCTGCTATCGAGGTTAGGGCCGAGGCCGCCGCCCTGGAGGGCATGGCGCACCTGCAGAAGTGGTACAAAACCGGGGACGAAGCCGAACTGGAGGCGGCAATAACCACCCTGGAAAGTGTGCAGCAGCAGTTTCCGAAGGAGACGAAGGGCGTCGCCTGGTCGCGATTTAGGCTAGGCCTTTTCTACATCCATGAGGGTCGCAACGTTCAGAACGAACGTCTGCGCAACAACCCGGCCCGAGGCCGGGAGATCCTGGAAGACGCTATCCGCAACCTGCCCTATAACTACTTCACATGGTGGATGAAGGCAGAGTTGGCTACCGGATACCTCCCGGAGAAGCGTTATGCGGACGTTGTCGCGCAGTGCAAGTCGCTTCTCTCCGAGCAGCCGCCGGCCTCCTGGAAGGCGTACATTATGTACATTCTGGGTGACTGTCAAATCCGGTTGGGCAGTAAGGACGAAGGAATGGCGACGTTGCGGCAACTCGTCGAAGAGCTCTCCAAGAGTCAATGGGCGGATGTGGCACGTGGAAGACTCAGAGCTCTTGCTGAGTAGAAAGGAGGGAGGTACGTCCGACATGTGACCGATACCCTGGGCAGAACAATGATCCGAACGATGCCGACGCCACTCTGACGGTGAGGGCCGTAGAGGGTGATGTCAGAAAGGTTCATTTCACCAGCGACCATGGGATTATGACTGACTGGGACGCGAATTTTGCCGGCGAGGGCGGCAATGTTTTCACCCCAGTGGGTGGGAAAGGAATCCTCCCAAGAACAACCCAATCAGTCATACGAAGGGCTTAAGTGTTTCCGCAAATGTGGTAATATTTGATAGGCCCGCGGGTGTACCGTTTGACCTAGTGGGAAGAGGTCCCATTGGCCCGCTCAATTTCCAGGCGTCTTCGAGCACCGCAGGGGGTGAGCATACGGTCTCCGTAAGCGGTGAAAGACGTCTGCCGGCTCAGGTGGACGTGCTGAACGAGAGCATTAGCTGGATGGCGAAGATGGAGACCGATGGGGAGGTGTCGGGGGAGTGTAATATTGGTAATTCGGGCGCCCACAAGATATACGTTACGTGGGGCACTCCGGCGGGATCTAGTCCCACCCACAAGCGCATTTGGTGGGTCTGCACTACGGCTAAGGGCGCGACCACACAAGAAGAGTGTGCTGACAAGATATGGGATGGCGTAGCTGAGGGAACAATGTTTGGACCTGGCGATACCGATGGATGGGCCCTCCTTGATGGCGGTCAAGGCGACTGCGACAACCAAGCTCGGTGTATGAAATATGCCGTTGAAATGCTAGGTGCAGGGCCTGAGAAGTTCGCTTAGTGCGTGCCTCGACAGATGCCGGGGCGGGCAATTGCCTTGATTACGAGGTTCGCTACTGCTCCGGGTGCGGCAAGTTTGAGTATTTGCTGTTGCTCTTCCCAGGTAGCGGTCTCAACCAGTTCGAGGGTTGCTGTGATACGTCGAGCCATTATTACGCGATCACACCGCAACTGAAAGCGACCGATGACTATGATATGCTTTGCCAACTCGGCAGCATGGGTGTGACACAGAAATGGGCCTGGTCGAATGGCTTATGGTTTACAGGATGCACTCAGGAGGACTCCTCACCGCCAATTCCGTAGGTACGCGGTTTGAGAACACCCGATTGAGATTCAGATATGGAGGGTAAAAATGCACAGGTTAATCATTACAGTTGCCTTAGTTCTACTTTGCACTTGCTGCGCGCTGGAAGCCTCTGGAAGTTGCAGCATAGAAGGGTTTGTTCCCATAGATAGCATTGACCTGAAGAAGGCGCTGACATCCGACCACACTTCATTCGTTATCCATGCTCTACAGCCGACACAAGAAGCCATCCGCGCGAAAAAGTACACAGGGCCTCTCGACACAGAGGTCAACGAACTTCAGCGCGTGTTGCGGAAAGTCCTGCGCGAGGAGTACCTTCCTTCAGAAGCAGCGCTTCGTGCAAATCGGATAGGCCTCGTGGATCTGTGGGGCGGGAATGACTACCTGTTGGTCAGCTACACGACCAAGTCGGGGCTTCGGATTGACATTAAGGACGGAAAACTGCTTTATCTGCTCCTGACAATGCGCAAGCGGGAGGAAGACTGTGCGGCCGACTTTTCAACCTTTATCAGGAAAGTGGCAGCTGAAGTCTTCGCGCTGCCGCAGGTGAAATTGGAGAGTACCGAATGGCCTAAAATAGCGGTGTCAGCTTGCGATGTAGGACGTTCGAAGGTGGGCACGATAACGTACGGATCAGCACTCGATTGGGATGGGCCAGACTGGTACACCAATATACTCTGGTGGTCGGACGGAAAGCGCGTACTCTTCCAAATCAGTAAGTGTGATTTCCAAGCTCTCTCCACCAAAGCTGGACCGCCGGCCGATCTGGGCGTTCCCAGGAAATTTTCATCCCGCGTCACCAGCACCGCCAAGTGAACCGTTTGCAACTCGTGATGCGGCTGACGAGGAGAGCTGCATAGTAGGAGCAGCACTTGTAATAACGGGCAAGGGGAGAGTTGATGCTCAGACGCTCCGATGCAAAACAATTAGTGGCGTCTTGGAAGTTGCGCGATTAAGATGGGTGCCAGTGATTGTTCTGGCTGGTGGAACCGAAGCCGAGGGATATGAACTTCTAAACCGAGGCGCTGTTGTCCTACTCTCCATTGTCAACAAGCCAGTGAATTTGCTTGAAGCACAATCACAAGCAGGCAAGCTTCTTGCCGTGGCTACCCGAGCGGGCAATGAGGTTGTTCTCAGCGAGCTGTTAGCCTTTCTCTTTCAAATCTTTTTCTTGATTTTTCTTCACTTGAAAGTTGTTTAATCAAACGGGCGCCTGAGTATTTCTCAGCCATTGCACGTGCAGTTTGGGCTATAGATGCACGAAGACTTTGCGGAGCAAGGACCTCCACGTTGTCGCCGAAGCTCAGCACCCAATGCTTGATTTCATCAACGCCCGCCACAGTAACTTCAAAAAGTATCGAACCATCCGGTTCCTTTGTGATTTTCTGATGTGGGTGGAAACGACAGCCTGATATCCAACGTGTAATTTTTGGGCTAAAGCGGAGAATAATCTTTTCCGGTTCCGCATCTGCCTGAAGTTGCCAGCCGTGGCTTAGGTATTCCTCTAGGTCGAAATTTGTCGGGTATCGAAAATGATCTTTTAACACGTGGATTGATCGAATCCTATCTACGCCAAAGGTCCGAATATCTCCCCGTAGGTGACAAAACCCTATTAAATACCACGCTCCAAAGCGAAATGTTAGTCCATAAGGATCTACTTTTCGCTTTGTAGTCTCACCACTATGGGCTGCATAGTACTTTATCTCAATTGGATTATGGCTTGATATCGCACGGCTTATGGTGTTCAAAACTTCCGAGTTGCACTCACGAATTAGATTAACGCCAACCGAAATACGCTTCCGCATTTTCTTTATCGAAGACTCCACTTGATCCAAAAGAGTTGCGTTGACCTTTCTTAGTGCTGTTTGAATCGCATCTGCCTGCGGCATTCCAATCTGTTCGGAGGCAAAGTTTCCTGCAAGCACTAATGCTAAGGCTTCGCTTGGGGTAAAACTTGTGGGCAGAAATTTCATTTCCTTCAAGGCAAAATAGCCGTTTTTGCGCTGGATTGTGCCCCACTGCCGCAGAATGCGTATGTCCCGCTCGACAGTAGCCCTTCCAACTCCGAATTCCACCTCCAGCGCCTCAACATTCCACTTCCATGGCTCTTTTTCTATTAGCTGAAGGGTTTTTATCAGCCGTGCGAACTGTTCCTCAAGTGTCATGTTTTTAGTCTCCTCTCTGTAGAATATAATAACACTAAAGGGGCGAAAAATCCTTTAAGAAAATAAAGGTCATGTTTCCCTTGCAAGTTGTGGAGCAGTCGTTGCCAGGGATATTGTTTGCAGTTCTAGATGTTCTTTACTTGCTATTTCTTATATCCGTTGGGGTGTGAGGAATGCCAACGCCAAGCGGTTTCTATAATCGCCGATAGCTCGGGATACTTCGGTTTCCAGCCAAGTTCTTTCTTTATGCGGTCAGAACTTGCGACCAAACGAGCGGGGTCCCCTGGTCTCCTTGGAGCTGGTTCCCAAGTAATCTTTCGTCCCGTAACTTCCTCTGCTGTTCGGATGACTTGCATTACGGAGTGGCCGTTTCCATTACCAAGGTTGTATGCAGTAGTTTGTGCGCCTTCCTCTAGTGCGCGGAGGGCAAGAATGTGTGCATCAGCGAGATCGGTAACATGAATATAATCTCGAATGCAGGTTCTGTCTGGTGTATCCCAATCTGTTCCGAACACCCTTACCTTATCTCGCTTCCCAAGGGCTACCTCGAGGACGATGGGAATTAAATGCTCCTCAGGATTGTGGTCCTCGCCAATCTTTCCATCGGGGTCAGCACCAGCGGCGTTAAAATAGCGCAGAGAGATTGACTTAATACCATATGCAACGTCATACCACTTGAGTATCTTTTCGAACATAAGCTTAGATTCGCCATAAGGATTAGTGGGGTTCTGAGGGTGGTCTTCTTCTATTGGTATGTGTTTTGGCTCACCATAGGTGGCAGCGCTTGAGGAGAATATAAACTTCTTAACGCCGTGTTTTCTCATTGCATCAAGAAGGTTTAATCCATTTCCTATGTTATTTCGAAAATACTTGTCGGGATTGGCTACAGAGTCTCCAACTGATGCATAGGCAGCAAAGTGCATAACAGCATCAACTGGAAATTCACGGAAGGTTTTGTCGAGTTTTTCCCTATCAGCGAGGTCACCTTTAACGATAATTCCGGCGACTACGGCTTCGGGATGACCAAGCTCCATATTGTCGAATGTGATTGTCTGATATCCTCTTTCGGTTAAAAGCTTTACTGTATGTGAACCTATGTAACCAGCGCCGCCTGTAACGAGTATCATGAATAACCTCCCATTAATTTTGGGTTTAAGTTATTAGCGAATCTTAGGCTTATATTTTACCGTGCAATGTTTCAATCAAACTGGTGCTCGGTTGGTGCTAAGCAGACCTAAAAATTATATTAAATAAGAAGGCCGCAGCTCAGTGTAGCACTGTGCTGCGGCAAATGTCAATTGCATAGCCCCTTTCTTTTGGGGTTTGCATTAATGAGGAGTAGAGGTTACTGTGAGCGTATACTTAGTTGTCTTGCCTGACTCCGCAGAAACCCTGAAATTATATTCACCTGCAGGAAGTCCGGTAACGCAAAGTGTTGCAGGGGATGTATTGGAAGTAGATGAGGCGATTAAGGCATTTTGCGCATCGTAAAGTTGGAGTTTGAGACCGGCTGTGCCATTCCAGGAAAGGCTTGCCTTTGTGTCTGTTGTTGAGTTTGTCGTCCACAAATGCGATTTGGATACTTTCGTAGATACCGAGCCAGAGAATACAACCGTTGAGGATAGGCTGTTGCTAACGTTCACATTAATTGTGTGGCTGGTAGTATTGCCTGCTATGTCATATGCTTTTGCTCCAATGGTATGCAAACCGTTTGCTATGCTTGTTGTGTCCCAATTCCAAGTAAATGGTCCCCATGTAACCGCTTTTGAAACTCCATCAACAAAAAACTCGATTTTGGCTATGCCAGAATTGTCAGTGGCATTAGCGCTAACTGTGACTGTACCTGAAATTGTAGAGCCTGCAACTGGCGATATTATGGCAACAGTCGGGGGTGATGTATCTTGTAAAGGAGCTACGACTGTGGATAGTGAATCATAAGCATTAATCCGCCCCCAGCCGGATTTTTCATCCCAGCCAACTGTTCCTAAATCTTCTGCCCCCGATTTAAGTAGCTCATAGACTTGAGCACAATTGAAAGTGGGGTTCGCAGATATTATGAGTGCGGCAACTCCTGCGACGTGCGGGGCGGAACCTGATGTCCCGCCAAATCCGCCGTAACCACCGCCCCTGAGAGTAGTATATGCATTGCATGGTGATACGAAGTCGAGCGCCGAACCATAATTTGAGAAGCTTGCAACCTGGTCATATTGGTCAGTCGCCCCTACTGCTATAGCGTTTGAGCATGCAGCAGGATAATAGACAGTATTTATGCCATTATTCCCACTGCTCGCTATGACCAGACAGCCGCGTTTATAGGCGTAGTCGACAGCGCTCTGAAGTGTACTGCTTGGTGATGCCCCTGCAATGCTTATGTTGACAACGCGTGCACCGTAGTCCGTCGCGTAAGTAATGCCAGATGCTATATTTGAGTACGATGCATAACCTGTTGCATCTGCAACCTTGATTGCCATAATCTTACACGCCCATGTAATGCCTGCTATGCCAATGCCATTGTTTGCGCACGCACCAATAATGCCCGCCACTGCCGTTCCATGGCCATTGTCGTCTATGGCATCGGAATCACGGTTTACAAAATCATATCCATTTATTATTTTGCCTTCCAGGTCGGGGTGCTTGTAATCAACGCCCGTATCAAGAACGGCAACTATTACCGAACTTTCTCCAACGTTCATTTCCCAGGCTGCTGGTGCCTTAATTTTAAAAAGGGTCCACTGATTTGTTGCAAAGTAAGGGTCATTTGGGTTAAGCGATGTCACCCGAGCTAGGTAGTTGGGCTCTGCATACTCAACAAACCGGCTAGCTTTATACTTTGCTGCGTGGTTGATTTCTCTTCCTTTTGGCGATGAGACTATCTGTATGCCGAGTTTGGGGATGCTTCCGCGTATTACCGATCCATTTTGACGATGAATGCTTGCTATTTCCGAAGAAGGAGTTCCGGGTTTAAATTTAACGAGAATTTCTCCTGGAGCAATAGGCTGGGAGGCGCAAAAACCTGCACTGATAAGCATAGGCAAGAGGAGCAGTATAAGCGTTATCCCTATGAATCTCATTTATTACCCCCTAGTTTTCAAGAGTTTTGAAATTTCTAAGCATGACAACGTAGTACAGAAATGTAGTGGCCTGCCTCATCTGCTGTCACGCGAGAGACAGGCCACTAGAACTTAGGATTGTCTATCTTGCGACTGGATGGCTTGGTCGCTAAACCAGACTTTCCTAAGAAGATATGCAAAAAGTAAGCTTCTTATGCGTCCTGTCCCATATGATAGTGCGACAGATCAGCCCAATCTCGCATTACCGTCAAGATTTCTATTCCTTAATAAAAGCCAATGATTTCCTAGGGAGTGTACCAGATTTGTCTTCGAGATAGGTGCCTTATGGCGATAAACTGGTATTTTTTACAAGTAGCAGTTGTTCGGCAGGTTGAACGTTTTTAGAGATAATGTGTCAAATTGAAGATGAACTAAACGCATATATCTTCTTTTAGATGAGATATTATTTCGTCTTTTTAAAATAAGGTTGTCTATGACAGACAATGTCGAGCACACTTTTCGAGCGCCGCTATATAATGGCTTGGGTAGGTTTTAATAAGCATTTAGGAGGAGGAATTTTGTCAAGTAATTGCAAAATTTTTTTAAAAATACTTGACAAAATTCGCCTTTCTGATTAGTATTTAGGTAGAGGGATCCTATAAAACCGTACGCTTCCTTCGCAAACGGCTGTCTATGACAGCTTGGACATACCAGACATAGCATGATGCTTGGTATATACTCGCGCAGCGGAAGCAAAGTTCACTCTCATCATTTTTACAATGTGGGGCAGCTTAGAAGGGCGACCGTAGCAAATAGCACTACTGAAGTAGTTCTTGATTCCACAAGAAAGCAACAAATGATGGTCAACGCTCTTTATATGAAAACGTTTACTATTATACTCAACTAAAAGCCCATTCCCGCTATCTTTTATTCGAAAGGAGACGAACAATGTAATACGCAGCATGACATCCTGAATGCCTTCCTGGGCGAATGCAGCCTTAGGTATGACATGCCAAGCACTATTTGAAAACGGCCACCCCCCGTTGGTGCAATTATAGTCTCTTAATTCATAGTTCATAAATCAAAATAGTTGCCGTTGAAGGAGGTGCTTGGTGAGGTTATCAATGCAAAGCAAATCATCAAAGTCAGTTACCGAAGGTTTGCATGTCAAACGCTAGGAAGGGAGATTTCAGAGATGTCACGGATTTCACTCATCTTTCTCACGGTGTTCGTATTAGCAGCACTGTGGGCGCCCCAAACGGTGCTGTCTGCTGAGCACCGCGCCTTTTGGGTGGATGCATGGGGCTCAGGTTTCGAAAGCCCGTCGGTTACAACGGCGATGCTCGACTACGTCGATGCATGTAACTGCAACGCCGTCATAGTCGAGATGCGAAAACGCGGTGATGCCTATTACACGTC
It includes:
- the galE gene encoding UDP-glucose 4-epimerase GalE; its protein translation is MILVTGGAGYIGSHTVKLLTERGYQTITFDNMELGHPEAVVAGIIVKGDLADREKLDKTFREFPVDAVMHFAAYASVGDSVANPDKYFRNNIGNGLNLLDAMRKHGVKKFIFSSSAATYGEPKHIPIEEDHPQNPTNPYGESKLMFEKILKWYDVAYGIKSISLRYFNAAGADPDGKIGEDHNPEEHLIPIVLEVALGKRDKVRVFGTDWDTPDRTCIRDYIHVTDLADAHILALRALEEGAQTTAYNLGNGNGHSVMQVIRTAEEVTGRKITWEPAPRRPGDPARLVASSDRIKKELGWKPKYPELSAIIETAWRWHSSHPNGYKK
- a CDS encoding tetratricopeptide repeat protein, with protein sequence MAHLQKWYKTGDEAELEAAITTLESVQQQFPKETKGVAWSRFRLGLFYIHEGRNVQNERLRNNPARGREILEDAIRNLPYNYFTWWMKAELATGYLPEKRYADVVAQCKSLLSEQPPASWKAYIMYILGDCQIRLGSKDEGMATLRQLVEELSKSQWADVARGRLRALAE
- a CDS encoding glycerate kinase; the protein is MKVIVAPDSFRGSLSAPKAAEAIAKGVHAAFLQSECILIPLADGGEDTVEALVKTTGGRVVATQATNPLGNRIESFFGILSDGETAVQMD
- a CDS encoding WYL domain-containing protein; the encoded protein is MTLEEQFARLIKTLQLIEKEPWKWNVEALEVEFGVGRATVERDIRILRQWGTIQRKNGYFALKEMKFLPTSFTPSEALALVLAGNFASEQIGMPQADAIQTALRKVNATLLDQVESSIKKMRKRISVGVNLIRECNSEVLNTISRAISSHNPIEIKYYAAHSGETTKRKVDPYGLTFRFGAWYLIGFCHLRGDIRTFGVDRIRSIHVLKDHFRYPTNFDLEEYLSHGWQLQADAEPEKIILRFSPKITRWISGCRFHPHQKITKEPDGSILFEVTVAGVDEIKHWVLSFGDNVEVLAPQSLRASIAQTARAMAEKYSGARLIKQLSSEEKSRKRFERERLTAR
- a CDS encoding S8 family serine peptidase, whose amino-acid sequence is MRFIGITLILLLLPMLISAGFCASQPIAPGEILVKFKPGTPSSEIASIHRQNGSVIRGSIPKLGIQIVSSPKGREINHAAKYKASRFVEYAEPNYLARVTSLNPNDPYFATNQWTLFKIKAPAAWEMNVGESSVIVAVLDTGVDYKHPDLEGKIINGYDFVNRDSDAIDDNGHGTAVAGIIGACANNGIGIAGITWACKIMAIKVADATGYASYSNIASGITYATDYGARVVNISIAGASPSSTLQSAVDYAYKRGCLVIASSGNNGINTVYYPAACSNAIAVGATDQYDQVASFSNYGSALDFVSPCNAYTTLRGGGYGGFGGTSGSAPHVAGVAALIISANPTFNCAQVYELLKSGAEDLGTVGWDEKSGWGRINAYDSLSTVVAPLQDTSPPTVAIISPVAGSTISGTVTVSANATDNSGIAKIEFFVDGVSKAVTWGPFTWNWDTTSIANGLHTIGAKAYDIAGNTTSHTINVNVSNSLSSTVVFSGSVSTKVSKSHLWTTNSTTDTKASLSWNGTAGLKLQLYDAQNALIASSTSNTSPATLCVTGLPAGEYNFRVSAESGKTTKYTLTVTSTPH
- a CDS encoding tetratricopeptide repeat protein yields the protein MIQFRKFVHCMLLVGSAFAVLAAGPCGAATAEELLAAGRAAVARGDLASAKDLFGQCISQHPQTQQATEASWKLGFIAIKEGDLTLAEQRFSWVVDNHPSSPKAPDSLLRLAYLAKKPGGQTPWIGSSRLCFATRIHPRRSLPGSEQPDFRPALANWTWRARTSRLSRRTLRLLSRLGPRPPPWRAWRTCRSGTKPGTKPNWRRQ
- a CDS encoding glycerate kinase translates to MISKLSPPKLDRRPIWAFPGNFHPASPAPPSEPFATRDAADEESCIVGAALVITGKGRVDAQTLRCKTISGVLEVARLRWVPVIVLAGGTEAEGYELLNRGAVVLLSIVNKPVNLLEAQSQAGKLLAVATRAGNEVVLSELLAFLFQIFFLIFLHLKVV
- a CDS encoding glycerate kinase encodes the protein MIRAMLDFGCKRLILAIGGSATNDGGVGAARELGGSFRDASGRELGFVASTPPKRG